The proteins below come from a single Lycium ferocissimum isolate CSIRO_LF1 unplaced genomic scaffold, AGI_CSIRO_Lferr_CH_V1 ctg7024, whole genome shotgun sequence genomic window:
- the LOC132045550 gene encoding uncharacterized protein LOC132045550: MAEAIQLLTQLVAALVQRQDVDLGDRTDGMTIARIQAHAQNLEEQQQSQKSECDSDRGRSKKARSSGAGSKYKRGQRQQYSRRGQSSRVLGSPSGGAPRQTKSSIPRCSQCRKFHPGPCRHGSDACYACGQIGHKMRECPSMGDSGKGQPAGSMAGSFPSVRPPGQTSQAPTGRGRERGGAPSSAGPPHRIYALTGRQDSEPSLDAATGI, translated from the exons ATGGCGGAGGCCATCCAATTATTGACCCAGTTGGTTGCCGCACTGGTTCAGCGACAAGATGTAGACCTGGGAGACAGGACG gatgggatgacCATCGCTCGTatccaggcccatgcccagaacctGGAGGAGCAGCAGCAGTCACAGAAAAGTGAATGTGATTCTGATAGAGGGCGCAGTAAAAAGGCTAGGTCTTCTGGGGCTGGCAGTAAGTATAAAAGAGGGCAGAGGCAGCAATATTCCAGACGGGGCCAAAGCTCGAGAGTTCTGGGTTCTCCGTCAGGAGGAGCTCCCCGTCAGACGAAGTCATCAATTccacgatgcagccagtgtAGGAAATTTCACCCTGGTCCGTGCCGTCACggctcggatgcttgttatgcctgcggaCAAATTGGGCACAAGATGCGCGAGTGCCCATCGATGGGTGATAGTGGTAAGGGCCAGCCTGCAGGGTCAATGGCCGGTTCATTTCCATCTGTGCGCCCTCCTGGACAGACTTCCCAGGCCCCAACAGGCCGTGGCCGGGAAAGAGGAGGGGCACCCAGTTCAGCCGGTCCTCCGCACCGTATATATGCATTGACAGGACGGCAGGATTCTGAACCTTCTCTAGATGCGGCCACAGGTATATGA